In Nitrospinota bacterium, a single genomic region encodes these proteins:
- a CDS encoding helix-turn-helix domain-containing protein, which translates to MEIITAQELADYLKLNEVTVYKYAKEGKIPGYKIGKQWRFNKEEINKLLIGGRIKKV; encoded by the coding sequence ATGGAAATAATAACTGCTCAAGAACTCGCTGATTATCTTAAATTGAATGAAGTAACTGTTTATAAATATGCAAAAGAAGGCAAAATACCAGGATACAAAATAGGAAAGCAATGGAGATTCAATAAAGAAGAAATAAATAAATTATTAATAGGTGGAAGGATCAAAAAAGTTTAA
- a CDS encoding histidine kinase dimerization/phospho-acceptor domain-containing protein — translation MKENFLKQDKESIEKERFDAITQIAATINHEINTPLMVVLLNLELLLQKENDLNKKIVNKLKVIQKESQKIKNVTRKLANITINPNIVSYQGNIKMLDIETNPEFKKNNIVFKLLSLFNLKKN, via the coding sequence TTGAAAGAAAATTTCTTAAAACAGGATAAAGAATCAATTGAAAAAGAAAGGTTTGATGCAATAACTCAGATTGCTGCAACAATCAATCATGAAATCAATACGCCTTTAATGGTAGTCTTGCTAAATTTAGAACTTCTGTTGCAAAAAGAAAATGATCTTAACAAAAAGATAGTTAATAAACTTAAGGTAATCCAGAAAGAATCCCAAAAAATAAAAAACGTAACACGAAAACTGGCAAATATCACCATAAATCCAAATATTGTAAGCTATCAAGGAAACATTAAAATGCTGGATATCGAAACGAATCCTGAATTTAAAAAGAATAATATTGTTTTCAAATTACTCTCCCTTTTTAATCTCAAAAAAAATTAA